One Papaver somniferum cultivar HN1 chromosome 10, ASM357369v1, whole genome shotgun sequence genomic window carries:
- the LOC113318823 gene encoding cardiolipin synthase (CMP-forming), mitochondrial-like has protein sequence MAGYRLLRTIIKNPKSRSLQNLYSSSSAGFHSLSTTPPISSSFSSNSRFLSPFSRCFQFSDPMCLSSPPLQSAMLLFLHGEAVHRKKTEESSDSNVNKKKSGSSCSSELGVESTSSVPRLVDAIDQKESSTNVDTNEGFVNLPNMISMSRLISGPFLGWMIMNEWYLPAFVGLAVSGATDWLDGYVARKMGINSVVGSYLDPLADKVLIGSVAVAMVKMDLLPSWLVGLVLFRDVGLVGGALYQRATTLGWQWKSWSEFTNLDGTHRRKMEPLFLSKVNTVFQLVLVAAALLQPEFGTLETEECIKYLSWLVAATTAASTVAYGAQYYRHRSMVHAGGSFPRSK, from the exons ATGGCGGGTTATAGATTGCTTCGAACTataatcaagaaccctaaatctagaTCTTTACAGAAtctatattcatcttcttcagctGGGTTTCATTCTCTATCTACTACTCCTCCAATTTCATCAAGCTTTTCTTCTAACTCTAGATTTCTTTCTCCATTCTCAAGATGTTTTCAATTTTCAGACCCTATGTGTTTATCGTCTCCGCCATTACAGTCTGCCATGCTTTTGTTTTTACATGGAGAAGCTGTTCACCGGAAAAAGACAGAAGAATCTTCCGATTCGAATGTGAATAAGAAGAAGAGTGGTAGTAGTTGTAGTAGTGAATTAGGGGTTGAATCAACTTCTTCTGTTCCTAGGTTAGTCGACGCGATTGATCAGAAGGAATCGAGTACCAATGTTGATACTAACGAGGGTTTTGTTAATTTGCCAAATATGATTTCGATGAGTAGATTAATTTCTGGTCCTTTTCTAGGCTG GATGATTATGAATGAATGGTATTTACCTGCCTTTGTGGGATTGGCCGTCTCTGGAGCAACTGACTGG TTAGATGGTTATGTGGCAAGGAAAATGGGGATTAATTCAGTGGTAGGATCATACCTTGATCCCCTTGCTGACAAG GTACTTATTGGCTCTGTAGCTGTGGCAATGGTGAAAATGGATCTTTTACCCT CTTGGCTTGTTGGACTTGTTCTGTTCCGGGATGTTGGTCTTGTAGGTGGTGCACTCTACCAAAGAGCAACTACCTTGGGTTGGCAG TGGAAAAGTTGGTCCGAGTTCACCAACCTCGATGGGACTCATAGGCGGAAGATGGAACCCCTCTTTCTGAGCAAG GTTAACACAGTGTTCCAACTGGTTTTAGTTGCTGCTGCTCTTCTACAACCAGAATTTGGGACCTTAGAAACTGAAGAGTGCATCAAATACTTGAG TTGGCTAGTAGCGGCAACAACAGCGGCATCGACTGTAGCATATGGAGCACAATACTATCGACACAGATCGATGGTTCATGCAGGAGGATCGTTTCCAAGAAGCAAGTAG
- the LOC113318897 gene encoding microtubule-associated protein TORTIFOLIA1-like: protein MTSLKSSKASKFTNPSPPPPPPPLSSPVLTSTTRSPSSLSTHFAMIELKQKILTSISKLSDRDTHQIAVEDLEKIIQSLSTDTIPMFFNCLYDSINDPKPAVKKESLRLLSLICTCHPDSASTHLTKVISHIVKKLKDSDSSVRESCRDSIGTLSSQYLRGGDNDNGNFVSVLLLFVKPLFEAMNDQTKTVQAGSAACLAKMVESAIDPPIAAFQKLCPRVCKYLNSQNFLAKASLLPVVASLSQVGSIAPQSLPTFLQSIHECLESSDWATRKAAADTLSALASHSSHLIAKNTSSTLTVLEACRFDKVKPVRESMAEALLLWKKIGEKGENGASDDLDADKKISQCTNSAEKTNQKKTFADFRREELAKDAEVSTSPASDSLSKAKPNCISDKAVGILKKKAPALTEKELNPEFFQKLETRVSGDLPVEVVVPRRCLNSSDSQGEEDSEQNDPDPRERTSHDGNGEFDDVNRFTNDKYRRNERGADDFARDKWTEQRVFRAKDPRGRASDIDDSVGKSNRRDLAVVHNGSSRPDGHTEGSFMDSKGNWLAIQRQLLQLERQQAHLMNMLEDFMGGSHDSMITLENRVRGLERVVEEMARELALSSAKRGSNFMAGMDGSSNRSLGKYNNLPDYSRGFLSSDGNHTTGSRSRDSHWRSDISETYNTSRNFHLGSRRALGSVSNDGRLPRQEQDSDQAGNRRGWEKGIGQFRLGEGPSARSVWQASKDEATLEAIRVAGEENGPSRVAPRIAPQVAPRIAVRELDREPMGEDGATQEENPIWAAWGNAMDAVHVGDLDTAYAELLSAGDDELLIKLMDRSGPVLDQLSTEIASDVLHAIGQFVLTPNLFDLGLSWIQQVADLVMESGPDVLGISTETKRELLLNLQEASSSIDLPEDWEGAMPDQLVSQLASIWEL, encoded by the exons ATGACTTCATTAAAATCATCAAAAGCTTCAAAATTCACAAATCCATCACCCCCACCACccccaccaccattatcatcaCCAGTATTAACATCAACAACAAGATCACCATCTTCTCTATCTACACATTTCGCCATGATTGAACTAAAACAGAAAATCTTAACCTCAATCTCAAAGCTATCTGACCGCGATACTCATCAAATAGCAGTTGAAGATTTAGAAAAAATCATTCAATCTCTTTCAACTGATACTATTCCAATGTTTTTCAATTGTCTTTATGATTCCATTAATGACCCTAAACCTGCTGTTAAGAAAGAATCATTACGTCTTCTTTCTCTGATTTGTACTTGTCATCCAGATTCAGCATCAACTCATCTTACCAAAGTCATTTCTCACATTGTTAAGAAACTTAAAGATTCAGATTCCAGTGTTAGGGAATCTTGTCGTGATTCAATTGGAACATTATCTTCTCAATATTTAAGAGGAGGAGATAATGATAATGGTAATTTTGTTTCTGTCCTTTTGTTGTTTGTTAAGCCTTTGTTTGAGGCTATGAATGATCAGACAAAAACAGTTCAAGCTGGTTCAGCTGCTTGTTTGGCGAAAATGGTTGAGTCTGCTATTGATCCCCCAATTGCTGCATTTCAGAAGCTTTGCCCTAGAGTTTGCAAGTACTTAAACAGTCAGAATTTTCTGGCTAAGGCGTCACTCTTGCCTGTTGTGGCAAGTTTATCCCAG GTAGGATCCATTGCGCCACAAAGCTTGCCAACGTTTCTCCAAAGCATTCATGAATGCCTCGAGAGTAGTGATTGGGCAACACGTAAAGCAGCAGCTGACACATTGAGTGCTTTAGCATCTCATTCAAGCCATTTGATTGCCAAAAATACATCTTCCACTCTAACTGTACTTGAGGCCTGCCGTTTTGATAAG GTGAAACCCGTAAGGGAGAGCATGGCAGAGGCATTATTATTGTGGAAGAAAATTGGGGAAAAGGGAGAGAATGGAGCTTCTGATGACTTGGATGCTG ACAAAAAAATTTCACAATGTACCAACTCAGCGGAGAAGACAAACCAAAAGAAGACATTTGCAGATTTCAGAAGAGAGGAATTGGCGAAGGATGCAGAAGTTTCTACTTCTCCCGCATCTGATTCTCTTTCCAAAGCCAAGCCTAACTGCATATCAGACAAAGCTGTTGGGATATTGAAGAAAAAAGCACCAGCCTTAACTGAGAAAGAATTGAACCCAGAATTTTTTCAGAAACTTGAAACAAGGGTTTCAGGAGATTTGCCGGTTGAAGTGGTGGTACCACGCAGATGTCTTAACTCTTCTGATTCTCAAGGTGAAGAAGATTCAGAGCAAAATGATCCGGATCCTAGGGAAAGAACAAGTCATGATGGGAATGGCGAGTTTGATGATGTTAACAGATTTACCAATGATAAATATCGTAGGAATGAGAGAGGAGCTGATGATTTTGCACGAGATAAGTGGACAGAACAGAGAGTATTTAGGGCAAAAGACCCCAGAGGGAGAGCTTCTGACATTGATGATAGCGTGGGAAAAAGCAATCGGAGGGACTTAGCTGTTGTTCATAATGGCTCCTCCAGACCCGATGGTCATACTGAAGGATCCTTCATGGATAGCAAAGGAAATTGGTTAGCCATTCAAAGGCAGTTATTACAGCTTGAAAGACAACAAGCTCATCTTATGAACATGTTGGAG GACTTCATGGGTGGATCTCATGATAGCATGATAACTCTAGAGAACAGAGTACGGGGTCTTGAAAGAGTTGTCGAAGAAATGGCAAGGGAATTAGCATTGTCATCAGCCAAAAGAGGTAGCAATTTTATGGCTGGAATGGACGGATCCTCTAACAGGTCCTTGGGCAAGTATAACAACCTTCCTGATTATTCAAGAGGGTTCCTATCTTCTGATGGTAATCATACAACAGGATCAAGGTCGAGGGACTCGCATTGGCGATCTGACATCTCCGAAACTTACAACACATCAAGAAACTTTCATTTGGGTTCTAGAAGAGCTCTTGGTAGTGTGTCAAATGACGGACGGTTACCTAGACAGGAACAAGATTCTGATCAAGCTGGGAACAGAAGGGGGTGGGAAAAGGGTATAGGACAATTTAGGCTTGGCGAGGGACCTTCTGCAAGAAGCGTTTGGCAAGCTTCGAAGGATGAAGCAACTCTTGAAGCCATTCGAGTAGCTGGCGAAGAAAATGGACCATCTCGTGTAGCACCACGAATAGCACCACAAGTTGCTCCAAGAATTGCCGTCCGAGAATTAGATAGAGAACCCATGGGAGAGGATGGTGCAACACAGGAAGAAAATCCAATCTGGGCTGCTTGGGGAAATGCAATGGATGCAGTTCATGTGGGGGACCTGGATACAGCTTATGCTGAACTTTTGTCTGCTGGAGATGATGAGTTGCTCATAAAGCTTATGGACAGATCAGGCCCTGTACTTGATCAGCTCTCTACTGAAATAGCCAGTGACGTTTTGCATGCCATAGGACAGTTTGTCCTGACACCAAACTTGTTCGACTTAGGTTTATCCTGGATTCAGCAG GTGGCCGATCTAGTAATGGAGAGTGGTCCAGATGTGCTGGGAATTTCTACAGAGACCAAGAGAGAGCTGCTCTTGAATTTACAAGAGGCTTCTTCGTCCATTGACCTACCTGAAGACTGGGAAGGTGCAATGCCTGATCAACTGGTTTCACAATTAGCATCAATTTgggaactttga
- the LOC113318898 gene encoding probable serine/threonine-protein kinase PBL23 has protein sequence MGCFSCCLTADDGGGDESRFSLKKSSKKSHNASTLEAIVKNMSLKSDSSRHRIIAAELQKIGNGNANATKTFTFKELANATKNFKTECLVGEGGFGRVYKGFIKSTNQVVAVKQLDRNGLQGNREFLVEVLMLSLVHHPNLVNLVGYCADGDQRILVYEYMPLGSLEDHLLDLHPTKKALDWNTRMKIAQGAAKGLEYLHDVANPPVIYRDFKASNILLDENFSPKLSDFGLAKLGPTGDKSHVSTRVMGTYGYCAPEYALTGQLTTKSDVYSFGVVFLEIITGRRAIDNSRPANEQNLVTWAQPLFKDRRKFTLMADPLLEGNYPIKGLYQALAIASMCLQEESTTRPLISDVVTALEYLAAPKQEEEGGGSSHHTSKSHSFQSNNDGEDSEDDNGSSQNDEDDKEEHK, from the exons ATGGGTTGCTTTTCTTGTTGTTTAACagctgatgatggtggtggtgatgaaagtaggttttcattgaagaagagcagcaaaaaaAGTCACAATGCATCAACTCTGGAGGCTATTGTTAAGAACATGTCCCTGAAATCTG ACAGCAGCAGGCATAGGATAATAGCTGCGGAGTTGCAAAAAATTGGGAACGGCAATGCTAACGCCACTAAAACTTTCACGTTCAAGGAGTTGGCAAATGCTACTAAGAACTTCAAAACAGAATGTCTAGTGGGTGAAGGAGGTTTCGGAAGGGTGTATAAAGGATTTATCAAAAGCACAAACCAA GTTGTGGCAGTAAAACAACTCGATAGAAATGGGTTGCAAGGGAACCGGGAATTTTTGGTGGAAGTTTTGATGTTGAGTCTTGTTCACCATCCAAATCTTGTTAATTTGGTCGGGTATTGTGCTGATGGAGATCAAAGGATTTTAGTCTACGAGTACATGCCATTGGGATCTTTGGAGGACCATCTTCTTG ATTTACATCCCACTAAGAAGGCGTTAGATTGGAATACCAGGATGAAGATAGCTCAAGGCGCAGCAAAAGGGCTTGAATATTTGCATGACGTAGCGAACCCCCCAGTCATTTATCGTGATTTTAAAGCATCAAATATATTATTAGACGAGAATTTCAGTCCAAAACTCTCTGACTTTGGTCTTGCTAAACTTGGTCCAACTGGAGATAAGAGTCATGTCTCAACGAGGGTAATGGGAACCTACGGCTACTGTGCACCAGAGTATGCTTTGACGGGTCAATTAACAACCAAGTCGGATGTTTATAGTTTTGGAGTTGTGTTCTTAGAGATCATTACAGGACGAAGGGCTATCGATAATTCTAGACCAGCAAATGAACAAAATCTTGTTACTTGG GCACAACCACTATTTAAAGATCGGAGGAAGTTTACATTAATGGCTGATCCACTGCTTGAAGGGAATTACCCTATAAAGGGTTTATATCAAGCTCTTGCAATTGCATCTATGTGTTTACAAGAAGAATCTACTACTCGACCTTTAATAAGTGATGTTGTAACAGCTCTTGAATACTTGGCTGCACCAAAACAAGAAGAAGAGGGAGGAGGAAGCTCACATCATACATCTAAATCTCATTCTTTCCAGAGTAATAATGACGgtgaagattcagaagatgataATGGTAGTTCACAGAATGATGAAGATGACAAAGAAGAACACAAATGA